A stretch of the Elephas maximus indicus isolate mEleMax1 chromosome 3, mEleMax1 primary haplotype, whole genome shotgun sequence genome encodes the following:
- the LOC126071013 gene encoding serine/threonine-protein kinase MARK2-like has translation MLQSHLAFSAVEETHVGRYHLLRTIGKGASAKVKLAQHIITGQEVAIKIIDKIQHTSSDLHRLYREIEIMKDLHHPNIVKLFEVIENEHALYIVMEYASGRDLFYHLVNHGFTSEKEAQTKFQQIVSAVKYCHDKSIVHRDLKTENLLLDKRMNIKLADFGLGTEFTPGSKLDTFCGTPPYSAPELLQGEKYDGPPVDVWSLGVILYFMVTGSLPFRGKTLTKLREQVLQGQYHVPFHMSSQCQHLLSKIFIRDPRKRATLEDILAHPWMKVSHEEKQKLYVQPLPDYDNHWHTEVTVNTGYVQEDIHDSLLNHNYNDANATYLILRHDTYEIVSHTSTLEPQAEAHCTDSHTPSSSHEVPPTVCPKPKQRSYTEPTIPTFGYYIRDALNTLSEGGMGTSMVSTSPSFSLALAHLRQQSTTAWAQPNQDSDLYAKGRNSEVPQPITPPQCVSVPSSSAYTINESAGAPEKTSFTQGMSNLSSVNEEQVHELPDQPSLPQTVSLASSSEEQVHELPDQPSLPQTVSPASSSVSSQGWKRATGRFFKLMRRCLCFTYDKKDHKASDSKAAQMIKPQQAKPRSLKFTWRMKITSSLEPDEMLQEICQVLDANGCDWDLTHKYTLLCMNGTPGQQDFTQWRMEVCTLPRRTLNGVKVKRISGTSEAFNNIVSKITSDLAL, from the coding sequence ATGCTGCAGAGCCACTTAGCCTTCTCTGCTGTGGAGGAAACTCATGTGGGACGCTACCACCTCCTCAGAACCATCGGCAAGGGGGCATCTGCCAAGGTCAAGCTGGCCCAGCACATCATCACCGGCCAAGAGGTAGCCATTAAAATAATTGACAAGATCCAGCACACGTCCTCCGACCTCCACAGACTATACAGAGAGATAGAAATTATGAAGGATCTCCATCATCCAAATATTGTAAAGCTGTTTGAAGTCATAGAGAATGAGCACGCCCTCTATATAGTGATGGAGTATGCAAGTGGAAGGGACCTCTTTTACCACCTAGTGAATCATGGCTTCACGAGCGAAAAAGAGGCCCAAACGAAATTCCAACAAATAGTGTCAGCGGTGAAGTACTGCCACGACAAGAGTATTGTTCATAGGgatctgaaaacagaaaacctaCTATTGGACAAGCGAATGAACATCAAACTTGCAGACTTTGGTTTAGGAACTGAATTCACCCCAGGGAGCAAGCTGGATACCTTCTGTGGCACTCCCCCTTATTCTGCCCCAGAACTCcttcagggagaaaagtatgacggacccccagtggatgtgtggagcctgggagtcatcctaTACTTCATGGTAACTGGATCTCTGCCTTTTCGTGGGAAGACCTTGACGAAGCTGCGAGAGCAGGTGCTGCAGGGACAATATCACGTTCCCTTCCACATGTCTAGCCAGTGTCAACACCTGCTCAGTAAAATTTTCATTCGTGACCCAAGAAAGAGAGCCACGTTAGAGGACATCCTAGCACATCCATGGATGAAGGTGagccatgaagaaaaacaaaagctctaTGTGCAGCCACTCCCAGACTACGATAACCACTGGCACACTGAGGTGACGGTGAACACGGGTTACGTGCAGGAAGACATTCATGACTCACTGTTGAACCACAATTACAATGATGCGAACGCCACCTATCTGATCCTGCGTCACGACACATATGAGATTGTCAGCCACACCAGCACCCTGGAACCCCAGGCTGAAGCCCATTGCACCGATAGCCACACTCCTTCCTCATCCCATGAAGTGCCTCCTACCGTCTGTCCTAAACCCAAACAGCGTAGTTACACCGAGCCCACCATTCCCACCTTTGGTTACTACATCCGCGATGCTTTGAACACTCTCTCTGAGGGAGGGATGGGGACCTCCATGGTGTCTACTTCTCCATCAttctccctggccctggcccaCCTGCGGCAGCAATCTACCACAGCCTGGGCACAGCCCAACCAGGACTCTGACCTGTATGCCAAGGGGAGAAACAGTGAGGTGCCACAGCCCATCACACCACCCCAGTGTGTTTCTGTGCCTTCCTCCTCAGCCTACACCATCAACGAGAGTGCCGGGGCCCCGGAGAAAACCAGTTTTACCCAGGGAATGTCAAATCTAAGCTCCGTAAATGAGGAGCAGGTGCATGAGTTAcctgaccagccgagtttgcccCAGACTGTGAGTCTAGCCTCTTCCTCTGAGGAGCAAGTGCATGAGTTAcctgaccagccgagtttgcccCAGACTGTGAGTCCAGCCTCTTCCTCTGTCAGCAGCCAGGGCTGGAAGCGGGCCACTGGGAGGTTCTTTAAGCTCATGAGAAGATGCCTTTGTTTTACAtatgacaaaaaggaccacaaagCATCGGACAGCAAAGCTGCACAAATGATCAAACCTCAACAGGCCAAACCACGCTCTCTCAAATTTACCTGGAGGATGAAGATCACCAGTTCCTTGGAGCCCGACGAGATGCTGCAGGAGATCTGTCAAGTGTTGGATGCCAATGGCTGTGACTGGGAtctcacacacaaatacacactgcTGTGTATGAATGGCACACCAGGACAACAGGACTTCACTCAGTGGAGGATGGAGGTGTGCACCCTGCCTCGGAGGACTCTCAATGGggtaaaagtgaagagaatttcaggGACCTCTGAGGCCTTCAATAACATTGTCTCAAAAATCACCAGTGACCTTGCACTTTAA